In the Theobroma cacao cultivar B97-61/B2 chromosome 1, Criollo_cocoa_genome_V2, whole genome shotgun sequence genome, one interval contains:
- the LOC18613958 gene encoding uncharacterized protein LOC18613958 encodes MAVMEKLKIFVVQEPVVAASCLIAGVGLFLPAVVRPILDSLESSKQVRQPALSDVVAGVTGKKQV; translated from the exons ATGGCGGTGATGGAGAAGCTGAAGATATTCGTGGTGCAAGAGCCAGTTGTCGCAGCTTCTTGCCTCATCGCTGGTGTTG GTCTCTTCCTACCAGCTGTTGTAAGGCCTATTCTAGATTCCTTAGAATCATCAAAGCAAGTTCGTCAGCCTGCTTTAAGTGAT GTGGTCGCAGGTGTGACTGGTAAAAAGCAGGTTTGA
- the LOC18613957 gene encoding uncharacterized protein LOC18613957, with protein sequence MAAAEARAVWQRTANRCFVQEDAKRAPKLACCQSSSSSKQADSSPNGAAGACDHPAVGFMPLNRSPSYSNLPPDMRWWLQLQPSYGPQKGLTSEQLHALEDEVESLKAEIKSPSKVSGVHLQDAQDATGIDRNSDKGYSLDSTEILKNYEFLEMESVECPVFKKTNDLCYDPESPWVQGGKGEPWWRTTDKDELASLVAQKSSYFIENCDLPPPQKMHVRRSSHACSGSSDGDEVSSLAWKSQTGPIPRPIVNSRAFTDSVRTHGRLMSSVGEGKVQCASDTSFSTTKEDTVEQVTESDPTKAQLLEALCHSQTRAREAERAAKQAYAEKEHIIKLFFKQASQLFAYKQWFQMLQLEALYVQIKNNEQPVSTLFPAVLPWTPYNSRKLRKSWQKTGKARRVKNGQPRPDITKYAVAFALGLSLVGAGLLLGWTVGWMLPF encoded by the exons ATGGCAGCAGCTGAAGCAAGGGCTGTCTGGCAAAGAACAGCTAATCGTTGCTTTGTCCAAGAAGATGCCAAAAGAGCTCCCAAGTTAGCCTGCTGCCaatcatcatcttcatctaAACAGGCTGATTCAAGCCCCAACGGTGCTGCAGGTGCGTGTGATCACCCTGCAGTAGGTTTCATGCCTCTCAACAGGAGCCCTTCCTATTCCAATTTACCTCCTGATATGAGGTGGTGGCTTCAGCTGCAGCCTAGCTATGGACCTCAAAAGGGTTTAACAAGTGAGCAGTTACATGCCTTGGAGGATGAAGTGGAAAGTTTGAAAGCTGAAATTAAATCTCCCTCCAAAGTAAGTGGAGTTCATCTGCAGGATGCACAAGATGCTACAGGTATTGACAGAAATAGTGACAAAGGATATTCTCTTGATTCAACAGAGATATTAAAAAACTATGAATTTTTGGAGATGGAATCTGTTGAATGCCCagttttcaaaaaaacaaatgacTTATGCTATGATCCAGAGTCTCCCTGGGTTCAAGGTGGGAAGGGTGAGCCATGGTGGCGCACAACAGATAAAGACGAACTGGCCTCCTTGGTTGCACAAAAGTCATCATACTTTATTGAGAATTGTGATCTTCCCCCACCTCAGAAGATGCATGTGAGGAGGTCCTCACATGCATGTTCTGGTTCTTCTGACGGTGATGAAGTATCTTCTTTGGCGTGGAAGTCCCAAACAGGCCCTATTCCCAGACCAATCGTGAATTCACGGGCCTTTACTGATTCTGTAAGAACACATGGAAGACTGATGTCTTCAGTTGGAGAAGGGAAGGTGCAATGTGCTTCTGACACATCATTCAg TACAACTAAAGAGGATACCGTGGAGCAAGTTACCGAGTCTGACCCTACTAAGGCCCAGCTACTTGAAGCACTTTGTCACTCACAAACACGAGCAAGAGAAGCTGAGAGGGCAGCAAAGCAAGCCTATGCAGAGAAGGAGCATATCATCAAGCTTTTCTTCAAGCAAGCATCGCAACTCTTTGCCTACAAACAGTGGTTCCAAATGCTGCAGCTTGAAGCCCTTTATGTCCAGATCAAGAATAACGAGCAGCCAGTCTCCACTCTCTTCCCTGCAGTCCTTCCATGGACACCCTACAACAGTAGGAAATTGCGGAAGAGCTGGCAAAAGACTGGAAAAGCTAGACGAGTGAAGAATGGCCAACCTAGACCAGACATAACCAAGTATGCCGTTGCTTTTGCATTGGGACTGAGTCTTGTTGGTGCTGGTTTGCTGTTGGGATGGACTGTGGGGTGGATGTTACCTTTCTAG